One Edaphobacter flagellatus genomic region harbors:
- the leuS gene encoding leucine--tRNA ligase — protein sequence MAEFARDENERQGRYNPAEIEPKWQARWDADPALYAAEGHDSGKPKYYCLEMLPYPSGQLHMGHVRNYSIGDALARHMWMRGYNVLHPMGWDAFGLPAENAALKNNTPPREWTLKNIAAMKSQMRRIGLSYDWSNEVTTCLPDYYHWNQWFFLKMYEKGLAYRKKSKVNWCPDCQTVLANEQVINGRCWRHEDTIVELRDLTQWFLKITKYADELLDGLDKLEGWPEKVRTMQRNWIGRSEGALVDFAVDGEVKADCGKITVFTTRIDTILGATSVQLAPEHAVAKAFAAEDAELAAKVEALLAEQQKARESDDLGNIEKHGVNTGRFAVNPFNGKRVPIWVGNYILADYGTGAIMSVPAHDERDYEFAIKYGLEIKRVIAPKDVAPQDGGEPELPYTAEEDAVLIDSGEWTGLNCVEAQQKMAAFAKTKGFGEPTVTYRLKDWGVSRQRYWGTPIPMVYCQNGHANVEPGGVVALPESALPVLLPENVEITQEGGSPLGKLPEFLNTTCPVCGGPAKRETDTMDTFVDSSWYFYRYTDAKDASLPFASDKANYWFPIDQYIGGVEHAILHLIYSRFWTKVARDLGMIKNDEPAERLFTQGMVIKDGAKMSKSKGNVVSPDDMIARYGADATRMYALFAAPPDRDLEWQEEGVAGISRFLGRVHRLATKYVGLVHKGQQPLLESRTVTDQKLLRKLHQTIAKITQDFGGRWHFNTSIAAIMTLINEISAAEPAIDAGEVSPAAVAEIFRNLVLLLAPFAPFFAAEMWEQIGGEGVVFRAPWPKADEELAREDEVEIPVQVNGKLVNVVKVPAGSDDGTVKAAALADEKVKARVEGKTVVKVIVVPNKLVNLVVK from the coding sequence ATGGCTGAATTTGCGAGAGATGAGAACGAGCGCCAGGGGCGTTATAACCCGGCGGAGATCGAACCGAAGTGGCAGGCGCGGTGGGACGCCGATCCGGCTCTTTATGCAGCCGAAGGACATGATTCGGGCAAGCCGAAGTATTACTGCCTGGAGATGCTGCCGTATCCGAGCGGGCAGCTGCATATGGGGCATGTGCGGAACTACTCGATCGGCGATGCGCTGGCCAGGCACATGTGGATGCGCGGGTACAACGTGCTGCACCCGATGGGATGGGACGCGTTTGGTTTGCCGGCTGAGAATGCAGCGCTGAAGAACAACACGCCTCCGCGCGAGTGGACGCTGAAGAATATTGCTGCGATGAAGTCGCAGATGCGGCGCATTGGCTTGAGCTATGACTGGTCGAACGAGGTGACGACCTGTCTGCCGGATTACTACCACTGGAACCAGTGGTTCTTCCTGAAGATGTACGAGAAGGGCTTGGCGTACCGGAAGAAGAGCAAGGTGAACTGGTGTCCTGATTGCCAGACGGTGCTTGCCAATGAGCAGGTGATCAATGGGCGCTGCTGGCGGCATGAGGATACGATCGTCGAGCTGCGCGATCTGACGCAGTGGTTTTTGAAGATTACGAAGTACGCCGATGAGCTGCTGGATGGGCTCGACAAGCTGGAAGGCTGGCCGGAGAAGGTGCGCACGATGCAACGCAACTGGATCGGTCGCAGCGAAGGCGCGCTGGTGGATTTTGCCGTCGACGGTGAGGTGAAGGCCGATTGCGGCAAGATCACAGTATTTACGACGCGTATCGATACGATTCTGGGTGCGACGTCGGTGCAGCTGGCTCCAGAGCATGCGGTGGCGAAGGCGTTTGCGGCTGAGGATGCGGAGTTGGCCGCGAAGGTCGAGGCTTTGCTGGCCGAGCAGCAGAAGGCGCGTGAGTCGGACGATTTGGGCAATATCGAAAAGCACGGAGTGAACACGGGGCGCTTTGCCGTGAATCCGTTCAACGGCAAGCGTGTGCCGATCTGGGTGGGAAATTACATCCTGGCCGATTACGGTACGGGCGCGATCATGAGCGTTCCGGCACACGATGAGCGCGACTACGAGTTTGCGATCAAGTATGGGTTGGAGATCAAGCGCGTCATTGCTCCGAAAGACGTGGCTCCGCAGGATGGCGGTGAGCCTGAGCTGCCGTATACGGCGGAAGAGGATGCGGTGCTGATCGATTCGGGTGAGTGGACGGGGTTGAACTGTGTTGAGGCACAGCAGAAGATGGCCGCGTTTGCGAAGACGAAGGGATTTGGCGAGCCGACGGTAACGTATCGACTGAAGGACTGGGGCGTGAGCCGTCAGCGTTACTGGGGCACGCCGATTCCGATGGTGTATTGCCAGAACGGACATGCGAATGTAGAACCGGGCGGTGTCGTTGCGTTGCCGGAGAGCGCATTGCCGGTATTGCTGCCGGAGAATGTGGAGATTACGCAGGAGGGCGGATCGCCTCTGGGTAAGCTGCCGGAATTCCTGAACACGACGTGCCCGGTGTGTGGTGGTCCTGCGAAGCGTGAGACGGACACGATGGATACGTTCGTCGATTCGAGCTGGTACTTCTACCGCTATACGGATGCGAAGGACGCATCGTTGCCGTTTGCGAGTGACAAGGCGAACTATTGGTTCCCGATCGATCAGTACATCGGCGGCGTGGAGCATGCAATTCTTCACCTCATCTATTCGCGCTTCTGGACGAAGGTTGCGCGCGACCTGGGCATGATCAAAAACGATGAGCCTGCAGAGCGGTTGTTTACGCAGGGCATGGTGATCAAGGACGGCGCAAAGATGTCGAAGTCGAAGGGCAATGTGGTTTCGCCCGACGACATGATTGCTCGTTATGGCGCCGATGCGACGCGTATGTATGCGCTGTTTGCGGCTCCACCGGACCGCGATCTGGAGTGGCAGGAGGAGGGCGTTGCCGGGATCAGCCGCTTCCTCGGACGCGTACATCGACTGGCAACGAAGTATGTCGGCCTTGTGCACAAAGGCCAGCAGCCGTTGCTGGAGAGCCGAACAGTCACTGACCAGAAGCTGCTGCGTAAGCTGCATCAGACGATTGCGAAGATCACGCAGGACTTTGGCGGGCGCTGGCACTTCAATACGTCGATCGCGGCGATCATGACGCTTATCAATGAGATCAGCGCGGCTGAACCGGCAATCGATGCGGGTGAGGTCTCACCTGCTGCAGTGGCGGAGATCTTCCGCAATCTGGTTCTTCTGCTCGCGCCGTTTGCGCCGTTCTTTGCGGCGGAGATGTGGGAGCAGATCGGTGGCGAAGGAGTCGTGTTCCGCGCACCGTGGCCCAAGGCTGACGAAGAGCTCGCACGTGAGGATGAGGTTGAGATCCCGGTGCAGGTGAACGGCAAGCTGGTGAACGTCGTGAAGGTTCCGGCTGGCAGCGATGATGGAACTGTGAAGGCCGCGGCGCTTGCGGATGAGAAGGTAA